One Paraburkholderia caffeinilytica DNA segment encodes these proteins:
- a CDS encoding Lrp/AsnC family transcriptional regulator, whose protein sequence is MTTDLDKTDRAILAALQNDGRMSNARLAEMVGLSETPCARRLKRLENDGYIDQYRAMLSRSALGFGVVAFVYVRFAVHDRAVATRFEREVQAIPRILACHNVSGSADYILQVVARDLDDYGTFMRDEMRSLPGVTSVESALSLREIKANGGLPLS, encoded by the coding sequence ATGACCACCGACCTCGACAAAACAGACCGCGCGATCCTCGCCGCACTGCAGAACGACGGCCGCATGTCGAATGCACGGTTGGCCGAAATGGTCGGCCTGAGCGAGACGCCTTGCGCCCGCCGCCTCAAGCGCCTCGAGAACGACGGCTACATCGACCAATACCGCGCGATGCTTTCGCGCTCCGCCCTCGGCTTTGGGGTCGTCGCGTTCGTCTATGTGCGTTTTGCCGTGCACGATCGGGCGGTGGCCACCCGATTCGAGCGGGAAGTGCAGGCCATCCCGCGAATTCTGGCGTGCCACAACGTGTCGGGCAGCGCCGACTACATCCTGCAGGTGGTCGCACGCGATCTCGACGACTACGGCACGTTCATGCGCGACGAGATGCGCAGCTTGCCGGGTGTGACGTCGGTGGAATCGGCGTTGTCGCTGCGAGAAATCAAGGCCAACGGCGGGCTGCCGCTGTCCTGA
- a CDS encoding DMT family transporter, whose translation MLASAIAAVFVVLWSTGFVVARAITPYADPNLFLLARFGGTALIFALAALATRAAWPTGRDLGKHLIAGALLQGVYLGAGYWAVAQGLSAGVMALLGALQPLATAAVAAPLFGERLSRRGWTGMALGLAGVALVLEPKLAAAAPPTPHGDAPPWLVVFISIVAIGAITAGTLFQKTSLAKADIRSASAVQNFGAAAVAAMFALALGEHRWIASATLWGSLAWGIVMLSGISVTLLVWMVRRGNAARATALMFLAPPLAALEGYVGFGETLLPVQIAGFAVALVGVVLARS comes from the coding sequence ATGCTCGCCTCTGCAATCGCCGCCGTATTCGTCGTGTTGTGGTCGACCGGTTTCGTGGTCGCCCGGGCGATCACACCGTATGCCGACCCCAATCTGTTCCTGCTCGCACGCTTCGGCGGCACCGCGCTGATATTCGCGCTTGCCGCACTCGCCACCCGTGCCGCGTGGCCGACCGGCCGCGATCTCGGCAAGCACCTGATAGCGGGCGCGCTGCTGCAAGGCGTCTATCTCGGCGCGGGCTACTGGGCCGTCGCACAGGGGTTGAGCGCGGGTGTGATGGCCTTGCTCGGCGCGCTGCAGCCGCTCGCGACCGCCGCCGTCGCGGCTCCCCTATTCGGCGAGCGGCTTTCGCGGCGCGGCTGGACCGGGATGGCGCTCGGCCTCGCCGGCGTCGCGCTGGTTCTCGAACCGAAACTCGCCGCAGCCGCACCGCCCACCCCGCACGGCGACGCGCCACCTTGGCTGGTCGTGTTCATCTCGATCGTCGCGATCGGCGCGATCACGGCGGGCACGCTGTTTCAGAAGACTTCGCTGGCAAAGGCCGATATCCGCAGCGCAAGTGCGGTGCAGAATTTCGGCGCGGCGGCCGTTGCGGCGATGTTTGCGCTGGCGCTCGGCGAGCATCGCTGGATTGCATCGGCTACGTTGTGGGGGTCGCTGGCGTGGGGCATCGTCATGCTGTCCGGCATCAGCGTCACCTTGCTGGTGTGGATGGTCAGGCGCGGCAATGCCGCGCGCGCCACCGCGTTGATGTTTCTCGCGCCGCCGCTCGCCGCGCTCGAAGGGTATGTTGGCTTCGGCGAAACGCTGCTGCCGGTGCAGATCGCCGGATTTGCCGTGGCGCTGGTGGGCGTGGTGCTGGCGCGGTCGTGA
- a CDS encoding YnfA family protein — protein sequence MKTFLLYAVTAIAEIVGCYLPWRWLKEGGSIWLLVPGAASLALFAWLLTLHGAAAGRVYAAYGGVYVAVAIAWLWGVDNVRPSLWDAAGVAFTLAGMAIIAFQPRV from the coding sequence ATGAAAACCTTTCTGCTTTATGCCGTGACCGCCATTGCCGAGATCGTCGGGTGCTATTTGCCCTGGCGTTGGCTGAAGGAGGGGGGCTCCATCTGGCTGCTGGTGCCTGGCGCGGCGAGCCTCGCATTGTTCGCCTGGCTGCTGACGCTGCACGGCGCCGCCGCAGGCCGCGTGTACGCGGCTTACGGCGGTGTGTATGTGGCGGTGGCGATCGCGTGGCTCTGGGGCGTCGACAACGTGCGCCCTTCGCTCTGGGATGCGGCCGGCGTGGCATTCACCCTGGCCGGCATGGCGATCATCGCGTTCCAGCCGCGCGTTTGA
- a CDS encoding DeoR/GlpR family DNA-binding transcription regulator, translated as MLAEQRHQYILAQVAKTGALSVAELVRELNVSRETIRRDLNALAGRGLLVTTHGGALSSDRREPDLDTREAANAGAKRAIGERAAEFVPDGASLIIDSGSTTQAVARALLDRHRLSVYTNDWRIALLLGRRNDNRVTLLGGELSDIEDATFGLDTVHQLTQYHADFAFIGAGGISPDGYLTDYSRMAAEVRSRMIAAADMVVIVADHSKFGRVTPVRINGIESARYLVTELAPEKALGKAITAHGPEILIA; from the coding sequence ATGCTCGCAGAACAACGTCACCAATACATCCTGGCGCAGGTCGCCAAAACCGGCGCGCTCTCGGTCGCTGAACTGGTGCGCGAACTGAATGTGTCGCGCGAGACGATCCGCCGCGATCTGAACGCGCTGGCCGGGCGCGGTCTGCTCGTCACGACCCATGGCGGCGCGCTGTCCAGCGACCGGCGCGAGCCCGACCTCGATACGCGCGAAGCCGCCAACGCCGGCGCCAAGCGGGCGATCGGCGAACGCGCGGCCGAGTTCGTGCCGGACGGCGCCTCGCTGATCATCGATTCGGGCAGCACCACGCAAGCGGTGGCCCGGGCGTTGCTCGACCGGCACCGCCTGTCGGTCTATACGAACGACTGGCGTATCGCGCTGCTGCTCGGGCGCCGCAACGATAACCGCGTGACGCTGCTCGGCGGCGAACTGTCGGATATCGAAGACGCCACCTTCGGCCTCGACACAGTCCATCAACTGACGCAGTACCACGCGGACTTCGCCTTCATCGGCGCGGGCGGTATCTCGCCGGACGGCTACCTGACCGACTACAGCCGCATGGCCGCCGAAGTGCGCAGCCGTATGATCGCCGCCGCCGACATGGTGGTGATCGTCGCCGACCACTCGAAGTTCGGGCGCGTGACGCCGGTGCGGATCAACGGCATTGAATCGGCGCGCTATCTGGTCACCGAACTGGCGCCGGAGAAGGCGCTCGGCAAGGCGATCACGGCGCATGGGCCGGAAATACTGATTGCCTGA
- a CDS encoding S53 family peptidase yields MVNRQPLPGSERKAEQGSTVVGQCDPAERIEVFVLLRRQRQAQFDALMSRIEAGDPSVKPLSREVFAKDYGAAPDDIARVKAFAAAHGLTVVREDPAARSVALSGTIAQFETAFGVKLEHYQHHSVGQFRGRTGTISVPDDLHGIVQAVLGLDNRPQARPHFRIRPPFEPARAHQASFTPPQLASLYQFPQGDGSGECIGIIELGGGYNTSDLKSYFASLGVASPKVKSVDVDQGSNQPSGDPNGPDGEVTLDIEIVGAIVPGATIAVYFTQNSDAGFIDAVSRAVHDTTNKPSVVSISWGGPESNWTSQSLQAFNSVLQTAAALGVTVCAASGDSGSSDGSGGDQVDFPASSPYVLACGGTSLTASGTSISREVVWNDGAQGGAGGGGVSRSFPVPVWQQGLSVTSSSGARTALSGRGVPDVAGDASPATGYVVLIDGTQTVVGGTSAVAPLWAALIARINAAKGQPAGFINPKLYKTPAAFNDITQGNNGSFAASPGWDACTGLGSPNGQKVAAAL; encoded by the coding sequence ATGGTCAATAGACAACCGCTGCCGGGAAGCGAGCGAAAGGCAGAACAAGGTTCGACTGTCGTTGGGCAATGCGATCCGGCAGAGCGGATCGAGGTTTTCGTGCTGCTGCGCCGTCAGCGTCAGGCGCAGTTCGACGCCCTGATGAGCAGGATCGAAGCGGGCGACCCGAGTGTCAAACCGCTATCGCGCGAGGTTTTTGCAAAAGATTACGGCGCCGCGCCGGACGACATCGCCAGGGTCAAAGCTTTTGCCGCCGCGCATGGCTTGACTGTGGTGAGGGAAGATCCGGCAGCGCGTTCGGTCGCGCTGAGCGGCACGATCGCGCAGTTCGAGACTGCGTTCGGCGTCAAGCTGGAGCACTACCAGCATCACTCGGTGGGCCAGTTCCGCGGCCGCACCGGCACGATCAGTGTGCCGGACGATCTGCACGGCATCGTGCAAGCCGTGCTCGGCCTCGATAACCGGCCTCAGGCGCGGCCGCACTTTCGCATCCGGCCGCCGTTCGAGCCGGCCAGAGCGCATCAGGCGTCCTTTACGCCGCCTCAGCTCGCGTCGTTGTATCAGTTTCCGCAAGGCGACGGCAGCGGCGAGTGCATCGGCATCATCGAACTCGGCGGCGGGTACAACACGTCCGATCTCAAAAGCTACTTTGCGAGCCTCGGCGTGGCTTCGCCCAAGGTGAAATCGGTCGACGTCGATCAGGGCAGCAATCAGCCGAGCGGCGACCCGAACGGGCCGGACGGCGAAGTCACGCTCGACATCGAAATCGTCGGTGCGATTGTGCCTGGCGCGACGATCGCAGTCTATTTCACGCAGAACAGCGATGCCGGTTTCATCGACGCGGTGAGCCGCGCGGTCCACGACACGACCAACAAACCCTCGGTCGTCTCGATCAGTTGGGGCGGCCCGGAGTCGAACTGGACCAGCCAGTCGCTGCAGGCGTTCAACAGCGTGCTGCAAACGGCTGCGGCCCTCGGCGTAACGGTCTGCGCGGCCTCGGGCGATAGCGGCTCGAGCGACGGTTCCGGCGGCGATCAGGTGGACTTTCCCGCGTCGAGTCCCTATGTGCTGGCATGTGGCGGCACGAGCCTGACCGCGTCGGGCACATCGATTTCGCGTGAGGTGGTGTGGAACGACGGCGCACAGGGCGGCGCGGGCGGTGGCGGCGTGAGCCGGTCCTTTCCGGTGCCGGTGTGGCAACAAGGTCTGTCGGTCACGTCATCGAGTGGCGCAAGGACGGCGCTCAGCGGGCGCGGCGTGCCGGACGTGGCAGGCGATGCATCGCCTGCCACCGGTTATGTCGTACTGATCGACGGCACACAGACCGTGGTCGGCGGCACTAGCGCGGTCGCGCCGCTATGGGCGGCGTTGATCGCGCGGATTAACGCGGCGAAAGGGCAGCCGGCCGGTTTCATCAACCCGAAGTTGTACAAGACACCGGCTGCCTTTAACGACATCACCCAAGGCAACAACGGCAGTTTCGCCGCATCGCCGGGCTGGGATGCGTGCACGGGACTCGGCAGTCCCAATGGTCAGAAGGTGGCGGCAGCACTATAG
- a CDS encoding LysE family translocator, with protein sequence MISAHLLVVYIAALFVVYAVPGPDMALVLQTSIGRGMRSGFAAAGGLGVARATHVTLSACGVAALLRSAPWLYDVVRYGGAVYLAWVGIQIFRSPVFALPEGGAVGAESRPLRAAFVKGLLTNLLNPKALLFCSVLLPQFVRPEAGPVALQMVELGLVLLAIGVCFDAIYAIGAARIAGWMRAHPLAQTLQRWTFSAALIGFALRLSLD encoded by the coding sequence ATGATTTCCGCACACCTTCTGGTTGTCTATATCGCTGCGTTGTTTGTGGTCTACGCCGTGCCTGGGCCCGACATGGCGCTGGTTCTGCAGACCAGTATCGGACGCGGCATGCGCAGTGGCTTCGCGGCGGCAGGCGGCCTTGGCGTGGCGCGGGCCACGCACGTCACGCTGTCGGCGTGCGGGGTGGCGGCGCTACTGCGTAGCGCGCCCTGGTTGTACGACGTGGTGCGTTACGGCGGTGCGGTTTATCTCGCATGGGTTGGTATCCAGATCTTCCGCTCACCCGTATTCGCGCTGCCAGAAGGCGGCGCGGTGGGCGCCGAGTCGCGGCCGTTGCGTGCGGCTTTCGTCAAGGGCTTGCTGACCAATCTGTTGAACCCGAAAGCGCTGCTGTTCTGCTCGGTGCTATTGCCGCAGTTCGTGCGTCCCGAGGCCGGACCGGTTGCACTGCAGATGGTCGAACTGGGTCTGGTGCTGCTTGCCATTGGCGTGTGTTTCGACGCGATCTACGCGATCGGCGCGGCGCGCATTGCCGGTTGGATGCGGGCTCATCCTCTCGCGCAGACATTGCAGCGCTGGACTTTTTCAGCGGCGCTGATCGGCTTTGCGTTGCGGCTTTCGCTGGACTGA
- a CDS encoding L,D-transpeptidase, with protein MSDLRFVSRFARAVCSVRYLTRALAAVFCALSCGVAMAASGADLTSASGVTSARPLASVAAKRPAHAVDASAVTAPDAAGVVDPRRALLLRNVFAQDVTRRLKVPFAEQRAYADRLQTALGEHMLGNLSGEYVVVVDRNANVQALFIYVRATPSDSWQMIGASPVSTGRPGEYDHFITPLGVFEHTPSNMDFRSEGTLNENHIRGYGKRDMRIFDLGWAQGERGWGKGGMSQMRFQMHATDPERLEPLLGIRHSKGCVRIPASLNAFIDHYGILDAEYAALVESGKSLWVLKSDRQVTPWAGRYIVVVDSARKSRPAWAPAPGSKVRAKVPAGADTAD; from the coding sequence ATGTCGGATTTACGTTTCGTGTCGCGTTTCGCGCGTGCGGTTTGTTCAGTGCGCTATCTGACGCGCGCGCTGGCGGCCGTTTTTTGCGCGCTGTCATGTGGCGTCGCCATGGCGGCGTCGGGCGCAGACTTGACTTCGGCGTCGGGTGTCACGTCTGCCCGGCCATTGGCATCCGTGGCAGCAAAGCGCCCGGCGCATGCGGTCGACGCTTCTGCGGTTACCGCGCCCGATGCAGCCGGCGTGGTCGACCCGCGTCGTGCGCTCCTGTTGCGGAACGTGTTCGCGCAAGACGTGACGCGCCGGCTGAAGGTGCCGTTCGCCGAACAACGCGCCTATGCCGATCGCCTGCAAACGGCGCTCGGCGAGCACATGCTCGGCAATCTCTCGGGCGAGTATGTGGTGGTGGTCGATCGCAACGCCAACGTTCAGGCGCTGTTCATCTATGTCCGGGCAACGCCTTCCGATAGCTGGCAGATGATCGGCGCATCGCCGGTCTCAACGGGCCGGCCGGGCGAGTACGACCACTTCATCACGCCGCTCGGCGTGTTCGAACATACGCCGTCGAACATGGACTTTCGCTCTGAAGGCACGCTGAACGAGAACCACATTCGCGGTTACGGCAAGCGCGACATGCGGATCTTCGACCTCGGCTGGGCGCAGGGCGAGCGGGGTTGGGGCAAGGGCGGCATGTCGCAGATGCGTTTCCAGATGCACGCCACCGATCCGGAACGGCTCGAACCGCTGCTCGGTATTCGTCATTCGAAGGGTTGCGTGCGGATCCCCGCGTCGCTCAATGCGTTCATCGACCACTACGGCATTCTCGACGCTGAATATGCCGCGCTGGTCGAGTCCGGCAAATCGCTGTGGGTGTTGAAGAGCGATCGCCAGGTGACCCCGTGGGCCGGGCGCTACATCGTCGTGGTGGATTCGGCGCGCAAGAGCCGCCCGGCCTGGGCGCCGGCCCCCGGCAGCAAGGTGCGCGCAAAAGTGCCGGCCGGCGCCGATACAGCGGATTAG
- a CDS encoding ABC1 kinase family protein, with translation MPPLFRRLLLLFHALRYGARLIWLAAPSDHKLHWTIELIGRVHAAGRSGASLHGVLPALGPLASRFAQTLAERPELATGTLHDAIDAIDHLEAPLPPQASEQALAHAFGRPLATIFSAVDLVPVRGGFAEQTHFARLIVPVNGHREVAIKLVRADQLQQIGDELALLRWVARWLEKLSGSARRLQLRTLAQTFTDDILRRFDLRAEAANLSQTGHHFDGDRRIVVPNVIWDLCTNLTLTMQRVSTLPANDLPGLHAHHVKLAPLAAHIVEVVTEQAFEHGFFHATLDARRVRVSIEPDTLGRLVLAEFSIMSSLSTDEREFFVHGATALFDQDYGRLAELHRDAGHVSNDTRKEMLEAELRTRAEAHFAAAPEVRSAGSLFHHLLHAVHPFDGAVSARLATAQRSFQQAEMLARALHPGVDTWNVTRGVLANIARRDMDHRGWIKRISRELPHLAHMLPRVPQLAVRYLQHEHDRARTPQQNAQLMLDISREYRRTRVLLWACAVCGGVLGAGTVLLMW, from the coding sequence ATGCCGCCACTGTTTCGCCGCTTACTGCTGCTGTTCCACGCGTTGCGTTATGGCGCACGCCTGATCTGGCTTGCCGCCCCATCCGACCACAAACTGCACTGGACGATCGAGCTGATCGGCCGCGTGCACGCGGCCGGGCGCAGCGGCGCGAGCTTGCACGGCGTGCTGCCCGCGCTCGGGCCGCTCGCGAGCCGCTTCGCGCAGACTCTCGCCGAGCGGCCCGAACTCGCGACCGGCACCTTGCACGATGCCATCGACGCGATCGACCATCTCGAAGCGCCGCTGCCGCCGCAAGCGTCCGAACAGGCTCTGGCACACGCATTCGGCCGGCCGCTCGCCACGATCTTCAGCGCGGTCGATCTGGTGCCGGTGCGCGGCGGTTTCGCCGAACAGACGCACTTCGCGCGGCTCATCGTGCCGGTCAACGGCCATCGCGAGGTGGCCATCAAGCTGGTGCGCGCCGATCAGTTGCAGCAGATCGGCGACGAACTCGCGCTGTTGCGCTGGGTCGCGCGCTGGCTGGAGAAGCTTTCGGGCTCGGCCCGCCGCCTGCAACTGCGCACGCTGGCACAGACCTTCACCGACGACATCCTGCGCCGCTTCGACCTACGCGCCGAAGCCGCCAATCTGAGCCAGACCGGCCATCATTTCGACGGCGACCGGCGCATCGTCGTGCCGAATGTGATCTGGGACCTGTGCACCAACCTCACGCTGACGATGCAACGCGTCAGCACCTTGCCCGCAAACGACCTGCCCGGCCTGCATGCGCATCACGTCAAGCTTGCGCCGCTGGCCGCGCATATTGTCGAGGTGGTGACCGAACAGGCGTTCGAGCACGGCTTCTTTCACGCAACGCTCGACGCGCGCCGGGTGCGCGTGAGCATCGAACCGGACACGCTGGGACGCCTCGTACTGGCGGAGTTTTCGATCATGTCGAGTCTGTCGACCGACGAGCGCGAATTCTTCGTGCACGGCGCGACCGCGCTGTTCGACCAGGACTACGGCCGGCTCGCCGAATTGCATCGCGACGCCGGGCATGTGTCGAACGACACGCGCAAGGAGATGCTCGAAGCCGAGTTGCGCACGCGCGCCGAAGCGCACTTCGCCGCCGCGCCGGAAGTCCGCTCGGCGGGTTCGCTGTTTCATCATCTACTGCACGCGGTGCATCCGTTCGACGGCGCCGTGTCCGCGCGGCTCGCCACCGCGCAGCGCTCCTTCCAGCAGGCGGAAATGCTGGCGCGTGCGCTGCATCCGGGCGTCGATACGTGGAATGTCACACGCGGCGTGCTGGCGAACATAGCGCGGCGCGACATGGACCACCGTGGCTGGATCAAGCGCATCTCGCGTGAGTTGCCCCATCTGGCGCATATGCTGCCGCGCGTGCCGCAACTGGCCGTGCGCTATCTGCAGCATGAGCACGATCGCGCCCGCACGCCGCAGCAAAACGCGCAACTGATGCTGGACATCAGCCGCGAATATCGACGCACGCGCGTGCTGCTGTGGGCTTGCGCGGTGTGCGGCGGCGTGCTCGGCGCGGGGACCGTCTTGTTGATGTGGTGA
- a CDS encoding RNA-binding protein, with the protein MNLIVRNIAESCTEQEVREFLKHELGHYAKHVEVVDAGKPSAYATVELNAEVPYVGEVIARQIHGKHLGGLALEASADLFSNDTPPAH; encoded by the coding sequence ATGAACCTGATCGTGCGCAATATCGCGGAATCGTGCACCGAGCAGGAAGTACGGGAATTCCTCAAGCATGAGCTTGGGCATTACGCGAAACACGTCGAGGTGGTCGACGCCGGGAAGCCCAGCGCTTACGCCACGGTCGAGTTAAACGCGGAAGTGCCCTATGTGGGCGAGGTCATCGCGCGACAGATTCACGGCAAGCATTTGGGCGGCCTGGCGCTCGAGGCGAGCGCCGATCTGTTCAGCAACGACACGCCGCCTGCTCACTGA
- a CDS encoding DUF1993 domain-containing protein produces MSISMYQASLPVLMRGMTNLQVILGKAEAHAAEKQIDPSVFTNARLAPDMLPLVRQVYIVSDTAKGCAARLAGVEAPKYEDVEQTFEELDARLQKTIDYLKEFNPQQIDGSEERPITLKMRTGPIEFTGLSYLLGFVLPNFYFHVTTAYDILRHNGVELGKLDYLGGIK; encoded by the coding sequence ATGTCAATTTCGATGTATCAAGCATCTCTGCCCGTGCTGATGCGCGGCATGACCAACCTGCAAGTCATCCTCGGCAAGGCCGAGGCGCACGCAGCAGAGAAACAGATCGACCCGTCGGTGTTCACGAACGCCCGCCTCGCGCCGGACATGCTGCCGCTGGTGCGCCAGGTCTATATCGTGAGCGACACGGCGAAGGGCTGCGCCGCGCGTCTGGCTGGCGTCGAAGCGCCGAAGTACGAGGACGTCGAACAGACCTTCGAGGAACTCGATGCCCGCCTTCAAAAGACGATCGATTATCTGAAGGAATTCAATCCGCAACAGATCGATGGATCGGAGGAACGTCCGATCACACTGAAAATGCGCACTGGCCCGATCGAGTTCACAGGGCTGTCATATCTGCTCGGCTTCGTGCTGCCGAACTTTTATTTTCACGTCACGACGGCGTACGACATTCTGCGTCACAACGGCGTCGAACTTGGCAAGCTCGACTATCTGGGCGGCATCAAGTAA
- a CDS encoding S10 family peptidase, whose protein sequence is MTNTESASVSPQSSHNAHASPATAAAGASHKAGAGDQPFFDPVAYGNGPDDSVTDTTETAAVTHHSTTIGGQKINYTATAGHLVIVDPSSSQPEAKMFYVAFTQDNQKEETRPVTFFYNGGPGSSSVFVLLGSFAPRRIKTSMPGFTPPAPYSMEDNPDSLLDKSDLVFINPVGTGYSAAIAPKTNRAFWGVDQDADSIKQFIKRFLTKNNRWNSPKYLFGESYGTARSCVLAYRLHEDGVDLNGITLQSSILDYTQSGNPVGALPTTAADAWYHKKLGIAPRPTDLGTFAEEVAQFARTDYLAALRKFPTTDSATVEKLSEYTGIDKTTLLAWSLDIASYDSRGNSLFLTTLLKSQGLALGEYDGRVTAINTGIAGKIDPNSGGNDPTMTAVTGVYTTMWNVYLNEQLKYTSNSAFTDLNDQAFQYWDFSHIDPTGAQKGLDAKGNIILYTAGDLAAVMALNPDLKVLSANGFFDYVTPFYQTVLDLQQMPLVSQQVRQNLSARFYPSGHMVYLDGGSRTALKADLAKMYDTTVSNTQALGRIRALQARVVQKAK, encoded by the coding sequence ATGACGAACACCGAGTCAGCTTCCGTTAGTCCGCAGTCGTCACATAACGCGCATGCGTCGCCCGCAACGGCCGCCGCCGGTGCGTCGCACAAAGCCGGAGCCGGAGATCAGCCGTTTTTCGATCCGGTTGCTTATGGCAACGGGCCGGACGATTCCGTCACCGATACCACTGAAACAGCGGCGGTGACGCACCATTCGACCACGATCGGCGGCCAGAAGATCAACTACACGGCAACGGCGGGCCACCTCGTCATTGTCGACCCGAGCAGTTCACAGCCCGAAGCCAAAATGTTCTACGTCGCGTTCACGCAGGACAACCAGAAGGAAGAAACCCGCCCGGTGACGTTCTTCTACAACGGTGGCCCGGGTTCGTCGTCGGTGTTCGTGCTGCTGGGCTCGTTCGCGCCGCGCCGCATCAAGACGTCGATGCCTGGTTTTACGCCGCCGGCGCCGTATTCGATGGAAGACAACCCGGACAGCCTGCTCGACAAGAGCGACCTCGTCTTCATCAATCCGGTCGGCACGGGTTACTCGGCGGCCATTGCGCCGAAGACGAACCGCGCCTTCTGGGGCGTCGACCAGGACGCGGACTCGATCAAGCAGTTCATCAAACGTTTTCTCACCAAGAACAATCGCTGGAATTCGCCGAAGTATCTGTTCGGCGAGTCTTACGGCACGGCGCGTAGTTGCGTGCTGGCGTACCGGTTGCATGAAGACGGCGTCGATCTGAACGGCATCACGTTGCAATCGTCCATTCTCGACTACACGCAGTCCGGCAACCCGGTTGGCGCGTTGCCCACAACGGCGGCTGACGCGTGGTATCACAAGAAACTCGGCATCGCGCCGCGGCCGACCGACCTCGGCACGTTTGCCGAAGAAGTGGCGCAATTCGCGCGCACGGACTACCTGGCGGCGCTGCGCAAGTTTCCGACGACGGATTCCGCAACGGTCGAAAAGCTCAGTGAATACACCGGTATCGATAAAACCACCTTGCTCGCCTGGAGCCTCGATATCGCGTCGTACGACAGCCGCGGCAATTCGCTGTTCCTGACCACGTTGCTGAAATCGCAGGGCCTCGCGCTCGGCGAGTACGACGGCCGCGTGACGGCGATCAACACCGGCATTGCCGGCAAGATCGACCCGAATTCCGGTGGCAACGATCCGACCATGACGGCGGTGACCGGCGTCTACACGACGATGTGGAACGTGTATCTGAACGAGCAGCTGAAATACACGTCGAATTCGGCGTTCACGGACCTCAACGATCAGGCATTCCAGTATTGGGACTTCAGTCATATCGATCCGACCGGCGCGCAGAAGGGGCTCGACGCAAAGGGCAACATCATTCTGTACACCGCCGGCGACCTTGCCGCCGTGATGGCGTTGAATCCTGACCTGAAGGTGCTGTCGGCGAACGGTTTCTTCGACTACGTCACGCCGTTCTATCAGACCGTGCTCGATCTGCAGCAAATGCCGCTGGTCAGCCAGCAGGTCCGGCAGAATCTGTCGGCGCGTTTTTATCCGTCGGGGCATATGGTCTATCTCGACGGTGGCTCGCGTACCGCGCTCAAGGCGGATCTCGCCAAGATGTATGACACGACGGTGTCCAATACCCAGGCGCTCGGGCGGATCCGCGCCTTGCAGGCTCGGGTGGTGCAGAAGGCGAAGTAA
- the nadE gene encoding ammonia-dependent NAD(+) synthetase encodes MTQQDPAARQASIAAEMHVAAEFDATQEIERRVAFLANYLRRNGLKTYVLGISGGVDSTTAGRLAQLAVERLRAEHYDARFVAIRLPYGVQKDEADAQQALSFIRADENLTIDIKPAADAMLAALDNSGVQFNDDSQQDFVHGNIKARQRMIAQYAVAGARAGVVIGTDHAAESVMGFFTKFGDGGADVLPLTGLNKRRVRALSKALGAPESLAHKVPTADLEMLRPQRPDEDAYGIPYDDIDDFLEGKPVSDTTRETVLRFYDVTRHKRALPYTPFDWPEKTGGE; translated from the coding sequence ATGACGCAACAAGACCCAGCCGCACGCCAGGCAAGCATCGCAGCGGAAATGCACGTCGCCGCCGAGTTCGACGCCACGCAGGAAATCGAGCGCCGGGTCGCTTTTCTGGCGAACTATCTGCGCCGCAACGGCCTGAAAACGTATGTGCTCGGCATTAGCGGCGGCGTCGATTCGACAACCGCCGGGCGGCTTGCGCAACTCGCGGTCGAGCGGCTGCGCGCCGAACATTACGACGCGCGTTTCGTCGCAATTCGTTTGCCCTACGGCGTGCAAAAAGATGAAGCCGACGCGCAGCAGGCCTTGAGCTTCATCCGTGCGGACGAGAATCTCACCATCGATATCAAACCCGCCGCCGATGCCATGCTCGCTGCCCTGGATAACAGCGGCGTGCAATTTAACGATGACTCACAGCAGGATTTCGTCCACGGCAATATCAAGGCGCGGCAGCGAATGATCGCGCAATACGCGGTAGCTGGCGCACGGGCGGGCGTGGTGATCGGCACGGACCACGCGGCCGAATCGGTGATGGGATTTTTCACGAAATTCGGCGACGGCGGCGCCGACGTGCTGCCGCTCACGGGCCTGAACAAGCGTCGCGTGCGGGCATTGTCCAAAGCCTTGGGCGCGCCCGAGTCGCTGGCGCACAAAGTGCCGACCGCCGACCTGGAAATGTTGCGCCCACAACGACCCGACGAAGACGCGTACGGCATCCCCTACGACGATATCGACGACTTTCTGGAAGGCAAGCCGGTGAGCGACACGACGCGCGAAACTGTCCTGCGTTTCTACGACGTCACGCGGCACAAGCGGGCGTTGCCCTACACACCGTTCGATTGGCCGGAGAAGACGGGCGGAGAATAA